From Fibrobacter sp. UWB5, the proteins below share one genomic window:
- the metF gene encoding methylenetetrahydrofolate reductase [NAD(P)H], producing the protein MKIVDILKQDKMSLSFEVFPPKKETSFESVKAATESIAALGPAFMSVTYGAGGGVSHFTLDIAKNLKQKFGIPMLAHLTCVSSSKETVHQRIEDMKAAGIKNVMALRGDLTPELIEKGRDNCDYHYAVELIRELKASDADFCIGAACYPEKHPESANQAEDIKHLKEKVDAGADFLTTQMVFDNNLFFSFLYKLRDAGVNCPVLPGIMPITNANQVERAIKLSGSFMPQRFKSLVDKFGSDPEAMKQAGIIYASDQIIDLYANGITNVHVYSMNKPDVAEGILKNVTAILGKNFAG; encoded by the coding sequence ATGAAGATTGTTGACATTCTGAAGCAAGACAAGATGAGCCTTTCGTTCGAAGTGTTCCCTCCTAAAAAAGAGACGAGCTTCGAAAGCGTAAAGGCCGCCACCGAATCGATTGCAGCCCTTGGCCCCGCCTTCATGAGCGTGACTTACGGTGCTGGCGGCGGCGTAAGCCACTTTACTCTTGATATTGCCAAGAACCTCAAGCAAAAGTTCGGCATCCCGATGCTCGCCCACCTTACCTGCGTTTCCAGCAGCAAGGAAACGGTGCACCAGCGCATCGAAGACATGAAGGCCGCAGGCATCAAGAACGTGATGGCACTCCGCGGTGACTTGACCCCGGAACTTATTGAAAAGGGCCGCGACAATTGCGACTACCACTATGCCGTCGAGCTCATCCGTGAACTCAAGGCCTCTGATGCCGACTTCTGCATTGGTGCCGCCTGCTACCCTGAAAAGCACCCCGAAAGTGCAAACCAAGCCGAAGACATCAAGCACCTTAAGGAAAAGGTCGATGCCGGCGCAGACTTTTTGACCACGCAGATGGTGTTCGACAACAACCTGTTCTTCAGCTTCCTCTACAAGCTGCGCGACGCAGGCGTCAACTGCCCGGTGCTCCCCGGCATTATGCCCATCACGAACGCGAACCAGGTGGAACGCGCCATCAAGCTTTCCGGTTCGTTCATGCCGCAGCGCTTTAAGTCGCTGGTCGACAAGTTCGGCAGCGATCCCGAAGCCATGAAGCAGGCCGGCATCATTTACGCAAGCGACCAGATTATTGACCTGTACGCCAACGGCATCACGAACGTTCACGTGTATTCCATGAACAAGCCTGACGTTGCAGAAGGCATTCTCAAGAACGTCACTGCAATTCTCGGAAAGAATTTCGCTGGTTAA
- a CDS encoding FISUMP domain-containing protein has product MEEWVASSSSSESAPASSDNRALFGDDYFTKDGIDFVKIGDQSWMEKNIKITSGIDRAYLKCYNSKDEMCDKYGTLASWTVFTNTWRWFNGYDGPLLISNPVKGACPNGTHLPTKAELEELMAFLEEHPDEVLKLTNQLGGVYGDGFPDDEKYYDDDGDDVALMGYHGAEDSFVLMGGELSEKADPNSKTLGVWSLHYGKSTGMTLIKMNVGRTAYARCLVNDSTETVDGPDTLTIAPGCDETRRENWNYLNPDVEYGCIKDERDGRFYKTLIIEGKIWFAENLRYVPTESSWCYTEEDDGECDIYGRYYSGTAVRSLSGICPENFHVASEAEISRLSVDNQLELLSADGWTQYNNTALSTNSTGFTILPGGCRGGNEPDFGWTLGKFGGIGSTAYFWTRDQNGISEHYYAAISNRKSDKFSSSHKYNDFAMPVRCVKN; this is encoded by the coding sequence ATGGAAGAATGGGTGGCATCATCCAGTTCTTCCGAATCGGCTCCTGCCAGTAGCGATAACAGGGCCCTTTTCGGTGATGACTATTTTACGAAAGATGGTATTGATTTCGTGAAGATAGGGGACCAGTCATGGATGGAAAAGAATATCAAGATTACCTCTGGTATCGACAGGGCGTATTTGAAGTGCTATAACAGCAAAGATGAAATGTGTGACAAGTATGGCACCTTGGCGTCTTGGACGGTTTTCACGAATACCTGGCGCTGGTTCAATGGCTACGACGGACCGTTGCTCATAAGCAATCCGGTTAAAGGCGCGTGCCCGAACGGCACCCACCTTCCCACAAAGGCGGAACTCGAGGAACTTATGGCCTTCCTTGAAGAACATCCCGATGAGGTGCTGAAACTCACGAATCAACTCGGCGGTGTTTACGGTGATGGTTTTCCGGACGACGAGAAATACTACGATGACGATGGCGACGACGTCGCCCTTATGGGTTACCATGGTGCAGAGGACAGCTTTGTGCTCATGGGGGGTGAACTTTCAGAGAAGGCGGATCCGAATTCGAAAACGCTGGGTGTGTGGAGCTTGCATTATGGCAAGAGTACGGGGATGACTCTCATAAAGATGAACGTTGGCAGAACGGCTTATGCGCGTTGCCTCGTGAACGACAGTACGGAAACGGTAGATGGTCCGGATACGCTGACGATTGCGCCGGGGTGTGATGAGACCCGCCGGGAAAACTGGAATTACCTGAATCCGGATGTCGAATATGGGTGTATCAAGGATGAGCGTGACGGAAGATTCTACAAGACGTTGATTATTGAAGGTAAGATTTGGTTTGCCGAAAACCTGCGCTATGTCCCCACGGAAAGTAGTTGGTGCTATACGGAAGAGGATGACGGCGAATGCGATATTTACGGTCGCTATTACAGTGGTACCGCAGTAAGGAGTCTTTCCGGGATTTGTCCGGAAAACTTCCATGTGGCAAGTGAGGCTGAAATAAGCAGGTTATCGGTAGACAATCAACTGGAACTGCTTTCTGCAGACGGATGGACTCAGTACAACAATACTGCCTTGAGTACGAACTCCACAGGATTTACGATTCTTCCTGGAGGGTGTCGCGGAGGGAATGAACCCGATTTTGGTTGGACCCTTGGTAAATTCGGTGGAATAGGGAGTACAGCCTATTTTTGGACAAGGGATCAAAACGGAATTTCTGAACATTATTATGCAGCCATAAGTAATCGTAAATCAGATAAATTTAGTTCATCGCACAAGTACAACGATTTTGCAATGCCTGTCCGTTGCGTTAAGAATTGA
- the groL gene encoding chaperonin GroEL (60 kDa chaperone family; promotes refolding of misfolded polypeptides especially under stressful conditions; forms two stacked rings of heptamers to form a barrel-shaped 14mer; ends can be capped by GroES; misfolded proteins enter the barrel where they are refolded when GroES binds) produces MAKQLKFDVAARESLMKGVDKLANAVKVTLGPKGRNVMIAKAFGAPNVTKDGVSVAKEVELEDAYENLGAQMAKEVANKTSDAAGDGTTTATVLAQAITREGLKNVAAGANPMDIKRGMDAAVEAVIKEIGKMAVKINGKEHIAQVATISANNDPEIGELLANAMEKVGNDGVITIEESKTAETILDVVEGMQFDRGYLSPYFVTNTDSMEVSLENPYILLYDKKISTMKDLLPMLEHVAKQGKSLLIIAEDVDGEALATLVVNKMRGTLKVAAVKAPGFGDRRKAMLEDIAILTGGMLVSEDTGAKLEDAPVTVLGQAKSITITKDNTTIVEGAGDAASIKGRIAQIKKQIEATTSDYDREKLQERLAKLAGGVAVIKVGAATEVEMKEKKDRVDDAMHATRAAVEEGIVPGGGVALIRAEKAIDALKFDNADQKTGAAIIRRAIEEPLRQIVQNAGLEGSVVVNKVKEGKDAFGYNAKTDTYEDLIKAGVIDPAKVTRTALKNASSIASMILTTDCVITEKKEPKPAAPAMDPSMGGMGGMM; encoded by the coding sequence ATGGCAAAGCAACTTAAGTTTGATGTAGCAGCTCGCGAATCCCTGATGAAAGGCGTGGACAAACTCGCCAACGCAGTGAAGGTTACCCTCGGTCCTAAGGGCCGTAACGTGATGATCGCAAAGGCCTTCGGTGCCCCGAACGTCACCAAGGACGGCGTATCTGTCGCTAAGGAAGTTGAACTCGAAGACGCTTACGAAAATCTTGGCGCCCAGATGGCCAAGGAAGTCGCCAACAAGACTTCTGACGCTGCTGGTGACGGTACCACCACTGCTACCGTGCTCGCTCAGGCTATCACTCGCGAAGGCCTCAAGAACGTGGCCGCCGGTGCAAACCCGATGGATATCAAGCGCGGTATGGACGCTGCTGTCGAAGCCGTGATCAAGGAAATCGGCAAGATGGCCGTGAAGATCAACGGCAAGGAACACATTGCCCAGGTCGCAACGATTTCTGCTAACAACGACCCGGAAATTGGTGAACTCCTCGCCAACGCTATGGAAAAGGTCGGTAACGACGGTGTGATCACCATCGAAGAATCCAAGACCGCTGAAACCATCCTCGACGTTGTCGAAGGTATGCAGTTCGACCGCGGCTACCTCTCTCCGTACTTCGTCACGAACACGGACAGCATGGAAGTCAGCCTCGAAAATCCGTACATCTTGCTGTACGACAAAAAGATTTCTACCATGAAGGATTTGCTCCCGATGCTCGAACACGTTGCAAAGCAGGGCAAGTCTCTCCTCATCATCGCCGAAGACGTCGATGGCGAAGCTCTCGCAACGCTCGTTGTGAACAAGATGCGCGGCACCCTGAAGGTCGCTGCAGTCAAGGCTCCGGGCTTCGGTGATCGCCGTAAGGCAATGCTCGAAGATATCGCTATCCTCACCGGTGGTATGCTCGTTTCCGAAGACACGGGTGCAAAGCTCGAAGACGCTCCGGTTACGGTTCTTGGCCAGGCCAAGTCCATCACCATCACGAAGGACAATACCACGATCGTCGAAGGCGCTGGCGACGCCGCTTCTATCAAGGGCCGTATCGCCCAGATCAAGAAGCAGATCGAAGCTACCACCAGCGACTACGACCGCGAAAAGCTCCAGGAACGCTTGGCCAAGCTCGCGGGCGGCGTTGCCGTGATCAAGGTCGGTGCCGCTACTGAAGTTGAAATGAAGGAAAAGAAGGACCGCGTCGACGACGCTATGCACGCAACTCGCGCTGCCGTCGAAGAAGGTATCGTTCCGGGTGGTGGCGTAGCCCTCATCCGTGCCGAAAAGGCCATTGACGCCCTCAAGTTCGACAACGCCGACCAGAAGACCGGCGCTGCCATCATCCGCCGCGCAATCGAAGAACCGCTCCGCCAGATTGTCCAGAACGCTGGCCTCGAAGGCTCTGTCGTGGTGAACAAGGTGAAGGAAGGCAAGGACGCCTTCGGTTACAACGCTAAGACCGACACCTATGAAGACCTCATCAAGGCTGGCGTGATTGACCCGGCTAAGGTGACCCGCACGGCCCTCAAGAACGCTTCTTCTATCGCTTCGATGATTCTCACGACTGACTGCGTGATCACCGAAAAGAAGGAACCGAAGCCGGCTGCTCCGGCCATGGATCCTTCCATGGGTGGCATGGGCGGCATGATGTAA
- the groES gene encoding co-chaperone GroES, translating to MIKPLADRIVVKPAEAEQKTSSGLFIPDNAKEKPMQGKVVAVGPGRKNDKGEVVAMEVKVGDVVLYGKYSGTEVTVDGENYLIVKESDVIATL from the coding sequence ATGATTAAGCCTCTTGCAGATCGAATCGTCGTCAAGCCGGCAGAAGCCGAACAGAAGACCTCTTCGGGTCTCTTTATCCCGGATAACGCCAAGGAAAAGCCGATGCAGGGTAAGGTCGTGGCCGTGGGCCCGGGTCGCAAGAACGACAAGGGCGAAGTCGTCGCTATGGAAGTCAAGGTCGGCGACGTGGTTCTCTACGGCAAGTACAGCGGCACCGAAGTCACCGTTGACGGTGAAAACTACCTCATCGTGAAGGAATCCGACGTCATCGCTACTCTGTAA